The following are encoded together in the Microterricola viridarii genome:
- the pstS gene encoding phosphate ABC transporter substrate-binding protein PstS, with the protein MNIKRFGRPAVVAVAAALALSSCAANEGTAPAADTPTETPVTLSGTLNAAGASSQGSAQETWTASFQTANPDVTINYDPTGSGAGRESFFAGGAAFAGSDSYLKDEELAGTFALCAPGTSAVDLPVYISPIAVIFNLEGVKDLNLDAPTLAKIFKGDITVWNDPAIVALNPDAKLPATNITAVHRSDDSGTTKNFADYLNQVAPDVWTEKPADTFPFQTGEGAQGTSGVVSAVTTGVGTIGYADASRAGDLGVAKIKVGDEFVKYTAEAAAAVVAESPLVEGRAADDLAIALNRKTTDPTHYPLVLVSYAIVCTDYIDAKQGELVKSYVGFMASAEGQKEAAASAGAAPLSADLQSKVAAVVASIK; encoded by the coding sequence GTGAACATCAAGCGTTTCGGCCGCCCTGCGGTCGTAGCTGTTGCCGCTGCACTCGCACTTTCCTCCTGCGCCGCGAACGAGGGCACCGCCCCCGCCGCCGACACCCCCACAGAGACGCCTGTCACGCTCTCCGGCACGCTCAACGCTGCCGGCGCTTCGTCGCAGGGCAGCGCACAGGAGACCTGGACCGCCTCGTTCCAGACCGCGAACCCGGATGTCACCATCAACTACGACCCCACCGGTTCCGGTGCGGGCCGCGAGAGCTTCTTCGCCGGCGGCGCCGCATTCGCCGGTTCCGACTCCTACCTCAAGGACGAGGAGCTCGCCGGCACGTTCGCGCTGTGCGCCCCCGGCACCAGCGCCGTCGACCTTCCGGTGTACATCTCCCCGATCGCGGTGATCTTCAACCTCGAAGGTGTCAAGGACCTCAACCTCGACGCCCCGACCCTCGCCAAGATCTTCAAGGGCGACATCACCGTCTGGAACGACCCGGCCATCGTCGCCCTGAACCCCGACGCCAAGCTGCCGGCCACCAACATCACCGCCGTGCACCGCTCCGACGACTCGGGCACCACCAAGAACTTCGCCGACTACCTCAACCAGGTCGCACCGGATGTCTGGACCGAGAAGCCGGCCGACACCTTCCCGTTCCAGACCGGTGAGGGCGCCCAGGGCACCTCGGGTGTCGTCTCCGCCGTCACCACCGGCGTCGGAACCATCGGCTACGCCGACGCATCGCGCGCCGGTGACCTCGGTGTCGCCAAGATCAAGGTCGGCGACGAGTTCGTCAAGTACACGGCCGAGGCAGCAGCCGCCGTCGTCGCCGAGTCGCCGCTGGTCGAGGGCCGTGCGGCCGACGACCTCGCGATCGCGCTGAATCGCAAGACCACCGACCCGACGCACTACCCGCTGGTCCTGGTCAGCTACGCGATCGTCTGCACCGACTACATCGACGCCAAGCAGGGCGAGCTCGTCAAGAGCTACGTCGGCTTCATGGCCAGCGCTGAGGGCCAGAAGGAGGCAGCGGCCTCGGCCGGTGCCGCCCCGCTCTCCGCCGACCTGCAGTCCAAGGTTGCCGCCGTGGTCGCCTCCATCAAGTAG
- the pstC gene encoding phosphate ABC transporter permease subunit PstC, translating into MTTAVAPPIKAKQRPGDRIFSTATVVAGSLILVVLAAVAIFLVAQSLPAFTADSSAFKGDVTNFWTYVWPLAFGTVWAAALALLMAVPVAIGIALFISHYAPRKLAQSLGYVVDLLAAVPSVVFGLWGITVLAPAVQPFYAQLVEWFGWFPLFAGPVSGTGRTILTVAVVLAVMILPIMTALCREVFLQTPRLHEEAALALGATRWEMITMAVLPFGRPGIISAAMLGLGRALGETMAVAMVLSPASVISFALLQSQNPSTIAANIALNFPEAHGVGVNILIATGLILFLITLAVNMVARFIINRRKAFSGAN; encoded by the coding sequence ATGACGACAGCAGTCGCCCCGCCGATCAAGGCCAAACAGCGCCCCGGTGACCGGATCTTCTCCACCGCAACGGTGGTGGCGGGAAGCCTGATCCTGGTCGTCCTCGCCGCGGTCGCGATCTTCCTCGTCGCCCAGTCGCTGCCGGCCTTCACCGCCGACTCGTCCGCGTTCAAGGGCGACGTCACCAACTTCTGGACGTACGTCTGGCCGCTGGCCTTCGGTACCGTCTGGGCCGCCGCGCTCGCGCTGCTGATGGCCGTGCCCGTCGCGATCGGCATCGCCCTCTTCATCTCGCACTACGCGCCGCGCAAGCTCGCGCAGAGCCTCGGCTACGTTGTCGACCTGCTGGCCGCCGTGCCCTCCGTCGTGTTCGGCCTCTGGGGCATCACAGTTCTCGCCCCGGCCGTACAGCCGTTCTACGCCCAACTGGTCGAGTGGTTCGGCTGGTTCCCGCTCTTCGCCGGTCCGGTCTCCGGTACCGGCCGCACCATCCTCACCGTCGCCGTGGTGCTCGCCGTCATGATCCTGCCGATCATGACGGCTCTCTGCCGTGAGGTGTTCCTGCAGACGCCGCGCCTGCACGAGGAGGCCGCTCTGGCCCTCGGCGCGACCCGCTGGGAAATGATCACCATGGCTGTGCTGCCGTTCGGCCGCCCCGGCATCATCTCGGCCGCCATGCTCGGCCTCGGCCGGGCGCTGGGCGAGACGATGGCCGTCGCCATGGTGCTCTCGCCGGCATCCGTGATCAGCTTCGCCCTGCTGCAGTCGCAGAACCCCTCAACGATCGCCGCCAACATCGCCCTGAACTTCCCCGAGGCGCACGGCGTCGGCGTGAACATCCTGATCGCGACCGGCCTGATCCTGTTCCTGATCACGCTGGCCGTCAACATGGTCGCCCGCTTCATCATCAACCGCCGCAAGGCCTTCTCGGGAGCGAACTGA
- the pstA gene encoding phosphate ABC transporter permease PstA yields the protein MTTLTAAPITNSLTAGMLPRRASLWLLLTSLAVSGSVFGVLYAAGITAGYNIVGAVFFGVVLFCLLIWSVSRAVEGPRKAKDRLVTALVSLAFTIALLPLISVTFTTIVNGLPRFDIEFFSNSMRNVVGPGGGALHAIVGTLLITGAAAVISVPIGLLTAIYLVEYGRGSLARGITFFVDVMTGIPSIVAGLFAFALFALITNDPGIRFGIGGAVALSVLMIPVVVRSSEEMLKLVPNELREAAFALGVPKWLTVLKVVLPTSIAGIITGIMLSIARVIGETAPLLIIAGFTSSMNYDLFSERMMTLPVFVYTQYMNQGSDMQAYIDRAWAGALTLILIVALLNIVARLIAKFFTPKIAR from the coding sequence ATGACCACCCTCACCGCCGCCCCCATCACCAACTCGCTGACCGCAGGCATGCTGCCGCGGCGGGCGAGCCTCTGGTTGCTGCTCACCAGCCTGGCTGTCAGCGGCTCCGTCTTCGGCGTGCTGTACGCCGCCGGGATCACCGCCGGGTACAACATCGTCGGCGCCGTCTTCTTCGGCGTCGTGCTGTTCTGCCTGCTGATCTGGAGCGTCTCACGCGCCGTTGAGGGGCCGCGCAAGGCCAAGGACCGTCTCGTCACCGCGCTCGTCTCACTCGCCTTCACGATCGCGCTGCTGCCGCTGATCTCGGTGACGTTCACCACGATCGTCAACGGGCTGCCGCGCTTCGACATCGAGTTCTTCTCGAACTCGATGCGCAACGTCGTCGGCCCGGGCGGCGGCGCGCTGCACGCCATCGTCGGAACCCTGCTCATCACCGGGGCGGCCGCGGTGATCTCGGTGCCGATCGGCCTGCTCACCGCGATCTACCTCGTCGAGTACGGCCGCGGCAGCCTCGCCCGCGGCATCACGTTCTTCGTCGATGTGATGACCGGCATCCCCTCGATCGTCGCCGGCCTGTTCGCGTTCGCGCTGTTCGCCCTGATCACGAACGACCCCGGCATCCGATTCGGCATCGGCGGCGCCGTCGCCCTCAGCGTGCTCATGATCCCGGTCGTGGTGCGCTCCAGCGAGGAGATGCTCAAGCTGGTGCCGAACGAGCTGCGCGAGGCCGCCTTCGCCCTGGGCGTGCCGAAGTGGCTGACCGTGCTGAAGGTGGTGCTGCCGACATCCATCGCCGGCATCATCACCGGAATCATGCTCTCGATCGCCCGCGTGATCGGCGAGACGGCCCCGCTGCTGATCATCGCCGGCTTCACCTCGAGCATGAACTACGACCTGTTCAGCGAGCGCATGATGACCCTGCCCGTGTTCGTGTACACGCAGTACATGAACCAGGGCTCCGACATGCAGGCCTACATCGACCGCGCCTGGGCCGGAGCACTCACCCTGATCCTCATTGTCGCCCTGCTCAACATCGTCGCCCGCCTCATCGCCAAATTCTTCACACCGAAGATCGCGCGCTAG
- the pstB gene encoding phosphate ABC transporter ATP-binding protein PstB: MSKRIEVNDLNVYYSKFLAVEDVTLTIEPRTVTAFIGPSGCGKSTFLRTLNRMHEVIPGARVEGEVLIDGNNLYGPGVDPVLVRRQVGMVFQRPNPFPTMSIGDNVLAGKKLNNSRMSKSDADDLIERSLRGANLWNEVKDRLNQPGSGLSGGQQQRLCIARAIAVEPDVLLMDEPCSALDPISTLAIEDLIEELKQDYTIVIVTHNMQQASRVSDRTAFFNIAGTGKPGKLIEYNDTTSIFSNPSVQATEDYVSGRFG, translated from the coding sequence ATGTCCAAGCGCATCGAAGTCAACGACCTCAACGTCTACTACAGCAAGTTCCTCGCCGTCGAAGACGTCACCCTCACCATCGAGCCACGCACCGTGACGGCCTTCATCGGCCCGTCCGGATGCGGCAAGTCGACGTTCCTGCGCACGCTGAACCGCATGCACGAGGTGATCCCCGGAGCCCGCGTCGAGGGTGAGGTGCTCATCGACGGCAACAACCTCTACGGTCCGGGCGTCGACCCCGTGCTGGTGCGCCGCCAGGTCGGCATGGTGTTCCAGCGGCCGAACCCGTTCCCGACGATGTCGATCGGCGACAACGTGCTGGCCGGCAAGAAGCTCAACAACAGCCGGATGAGCAAGAGCGACGCCGATGACCTCATCGAGCGCTCACTGCGCGGCGCCAACCTCTGGAACGAGGTCAAGGACCGCCTGAACCAGCCCGGTTCCGGGCTCTCCGGCGGCCAGCAGCAGCGTCTCTGCATCGCCCGCGCCATCGCCGTCGAGCCCGACGTGCTGCTGATGGACGAGCCGTGCTCCGCCCTCGACCCGATCTCGACGCTCGCCATCGAAGACCTGATCGAAGAGCTCAAGCAGGACTACACGATCGTGATCGTCACCCACAACATGCAGCAGGCGTCGCGCGTCTCCGACCGCACCGCCTTCTTCAACATCGCGGGCACCGGCAAGCCGGGCAAGCTCATCGAGTACAACGACACCACGTCGATCTTCTCGAACCCCAGCGTTCAGGCCACAGAGGACTACGTCTCCGGCCGCTTCGGTTGA
- a CDS encoding aminodeoxychorismate lyase codes for MTLPFTLLITPLAADAPDDGSWFAGTFTEVDASEPALRVSELSTQRGDGVFETLAVVNGHAQEVQPHLARLARSAEICDLPAPNLAQWSAAVSTAVQAIPDHGELAIKLVLSRGVENGPSPTAWLHASAARDFGPVRQSGVRVVTLDRGYDRGVAERAPWLLLGAKTLSYAVNMAALREAHRRGADDTIFVSSDGYVMEGPTSSVIIRHGDMFSTPAPSGAILHGTTQTSLFEYLERHGHAVSYRDISVEELRNADAAWLVSSVRLAVAITELDGAQVPVDAPLTQLFTEYLLSPRD; via the coding sequence ATGACACTGCCGTTCACGCTCCTGATCACGCCGCTGGCCGCCGATGCCCCCGACGACGGCTCCTGGTTCGCCGGGACGTTCACGGAGGTGGACGCGTCCGAGCCCGCCCTGCGGGTCAGCGAGCTCAGCACGCAGCGCGGGGACGGCGTGTTCGAGACGCTCGCGGTGGTCAACGGGCACGCACAGGAGGTGCAGCCACACCTGGCCCGGCTGGCCCGTTCGGCCGAGATCTGCGACCTGCCCGCGCCGAACCTGGCGCAGTGGTCGGCGGCGGTCTCGACGGCCGTGCAGGCCATCCCCGATCACGGCGAGCTGGCGATCAAGCTGGTGCTCAGCCGCGGCGTCGAGAACGGCCCGAGCCCGACCGCCTGGCTGCACGCCAGCGCGGCCCGCGATTTCGGGCCGGTGCGGCAGAGCGGCGTGCGCGTGGTCACCCTCGACCGCGGCTACGACCGGGGCGTGGCCGAGCGCGCGCCCTGGCTGCTGCTCGGCGCCAAGACGCTCAGCTACGCCGTGAACATGGCCGCGCTGCGCGAGGCGCACCGCCGCGGCGCCGACGACACGATCTTCGTCAGCAGTGACGGCTACGTGATGGAGGGGCCGACGTCATCCGTCATCATCCGGCACGGCGACATGTTCTCCACGCCAGCCCCGAGCGGCGCGATCCTGCACGGCACCACCCAGACGAGCCTGTTCGAGTACCTGGAGCGGCACGGTCACGCCGTCAGCTACCGCGACATCAGCGTCGAGGAGCTGCGCAATGCGGATGCCGCCTGGCTGGTCTCCAGCGTGCGGCTGGCCGTGGCCATCACCGAGCTGGACGGCGCCCAGGTGCCCGTCGACGCCCCACTCACCCAGCTGTTCACCGAGTACCTGCTCTCGCCCAGGGACTGA
- a CDS encoding anti-sigma factor, with translation MTDRDEQLSRAASEALHAFDGEQRPGAGPTEFDVTATELGLAATPVQPPASLRDELMAKIALTPQLPKIESRADAVTAVTPIATLPATSVMPVSSSATSAGDTAAEEPVHPAPGPAERRATARWRRPVGVLLAVAAAAAFFFGGLAIGQLDGSTPAPGQTQAEQLADIAAAPDSQRASAEVAGGGTATLVWSGELGRSALLADGLAPLPQGQTYQLWYIGAEGPVSAGTFEASSAGITWHVLEGQMSAGDAVGVTVEPSGGSTQPTTSPIVQIAS, from the coding sequence GTGACCGACCGCGACGAACAGCTCAGCCGGGCGGCATCCGAAGCCTTGCACGCCTTCGACGGCGAGCAGCGGCCCGGCGCCGGCCCCACGGAATTCGATGTGACGGCGACCGAACTCGGCCTCGCCGCGACGCCGGTGCAGCCGCCAGCTTCCCTGCGCGACGAGCTGATGGCCAAGATCGCGCTGACCCCGCAGCTGCCGAAGATCGAGAGCCGCGCGGATGCCGTGACGGCGGTGACCCCGATCGCCACCCTGCCCGCGACAAGCGTGATGCCCGTGAGCAGCAGTGCAACTAGCGCAGGCGACACCGCTGCAGAGGAACCCGTCCACCCTGCTCCAGGGCCCGCCGAGCGGCGGGCGACTGCACGTTGGCGGCGGCCCGTCGGCGTGCTGCTGGCCGTGGCCGCGGCAGCCGCGTTCTTCTTCGGCGGGCTCGCCATCGGGCAGCTCGACGGCTCGACCCCCGCGCCCGGGCAGACCCAGGCAGAGCAACTGGCCGACATTGCCGCCGCCCCTGACTCGCAGCGGGCAAGCGCTGAGGTCGCCGGCGGCGGAACGGCGACCCTGGTCTGGTCCGGCGAACTCGGCCGCTCTGCGTTGCTGGCCGATGGACTGGCGCCGCTGCCGCAGGGCCAGACCTACCAGCTCTGGTACATCGGTGCAGAGGGTCCGGTCTCGGCCGGAACCTTTGAGGCGAGCAGCGCGGGCATCACCTGGCATGTGCTCGAGGGGCAGATGAGCGCGGGAGACGCGGTCGGCGTCACGGTCGAGCCGAGCGGCGGCTCCACGCAGCCCACAACCAGCCCGATCGTGCAGATCGCAAGTTAG
- the sigK gene encoding ECF RNA polymerase sigma factor SigK, whose amino-acid sequence MLGVVSEIPVSQSSPANAELTSVLERVAEGDQLAFGELYDLTSARIFGLVRRLLVDHAQSEEVTQEVYLEIWQTATRFDAERGGAMSWMMTMAHRRAVDRIRASQAGRDRDQRIGRRDITVDYDDVAEKAEITIEHERVARAMTRLTELQREAVSLAYYGGLSHSELASFLEVPLGTVKTRLRDGMIRLRDELGVTS is encoded by the coding sequence ATGCTGGGTGTCGTGAGCGAGATCCCCGTGTCGCAGAGTTCGCCGGCCAATGCCGAGCTGACTTCGGTGCTCGAGCGGGTTGCCGAGGGCGACCAGCTCGCCTTCGGCGAACTCTATGACCTCACCTCGGCGCGTATCTTCGGGCTGGTGCGCCGGTTGCTGGTTGACCACGCACAGTCGGAGGAGGTCACCCAGGAGGTGTACCTGGAGATTTGGCAGACCGCGACACGGTTCGACGCCGAGCGCGGCGGAGCGATGTCATGGATGATGACGATGGCGCACCGGCGGGCCGTCGACAGAATTCGGGCGTCGCAGGCTGGGCGCGACCGCGACCAGCGCATCGGACGGCGTGACATCACCGTCGACTACGACGACGTCGCGGAAAAGGCAGAGATCACGATCGAGCATGAGAGGGTGGCGAGGGCGATGACCCGGTTGACCGAGCTGCAACGCGAGGCCGTGAGCCTGGCGTACTACGGCGGGCTCTCCCACAGCGAGCTCGCGAGCTTCCTCGAGGTGCCTCTCGGCACCGTCAAGACCCGACTGCGTGACGGAATGATCCGGCTCAGGGACGAGCTGGGGGTGACCTCGTGA